One window of Oncorhynchus masou masou isolate Uvic2021 chromosome 33, UVic_Omas_1.1, whole genome shotgun sequence genomic DNA carries:
- the prkar2aa gene encoding protein kinase, cAMP-dependent, regulatory, type II, alpha A, giving the protein MSIEIPVGLTELLQGYTVEVLRQRPTDLVEFAVQYFTRLRDTRSQDGGGAAVKLGKGVVFDGEPMQTESNGDDEDGSDESDFEPPPPSRYNRRVSVCAEAFNPDDDDEVEEPRVVHPKTDEQRCRLQDACKDILLFKTLEQEQFSEVLDAMFELRVQPQEHVIDQGDDGDNFYVIERGIYDIVVLIDGVGKCVGQYDNKGSFGELALMYNTPRAATIIATQEGALWGLDRATFRRLIVKNNAKKRRLYEQFVESVPLLKSLELSERMKIVDVLGMKTFSDEERIIMQGDRADCFYIVESGDVKIMMKSKTKVNQEDNAEVEITRCSRGQYFGELALVTNKPRAASAYAVGEVKCLVIDIQAFERLLGSCKEIMKRNITHYEEQLVALFGSSMDLK; this is encoded by the exons ATGAGTATCGAGATACCGGTGGGATTGACGGAATTGCTTCAAGGCTACACTGTGGAGGTGCTTCGACAAAGGCCAACAGACCTGGTGGAATTCGCCGTGCAATATTTCACGCGCTTGCGGGACACCAGAAGCCAAGATGGGGGCGGTGCTGCTGTCAAGCTCGGGAAGGGAGTGGTGTTCGATGGGGAGCCGATGCAAACAGAGTCAAATGGCGACGATGAAGACGGGTCTGACGAGTCTGATTTCGAGC cccctCCTCCCAGCAGATATAACCGGAGAGTGTCAG TGTGCGCGGAGGCCTTTAACCCAGACGACGATGACGAGGTGGAGGAGCCGAGGGTGGTGCATCCTAAAACAGACGAGCAGCGCTGTCGACTGCAGGACGCCTGCAAAGATATTCTACTGTTCAAGACCCTGGAACAG GAACAGTTCTCAGAGGTCCTGGACGCCATGTTTGAACTGCGCGTCCAGCCCCAGGAGCATGTCATTGACCAGGGAGACGATGGAGACAACTTCTATGTGAtcgagag AGGAATCTATGACATAGTGGTACTGATTGATGGCGTAGGAAAGTGTGTGGGCCAGTATGACAACAAGGGCAGCTTCGGGGAGTTGGCACTGATGTACAACACCCCCCGTGCTGCCACCATCATTGCCACTCAGGAGGGGGCGCTCTGGGGCCTG GACCGGGCCACGTTCCGTAGGCTCATTGTGAAGAACAACGCCAAAAAGAGGAGGCTGTATGAGCAATTTGTCGAGTCTGTGCCCCTACTGAAGTCTCTGGAG TTATCTGAGAGGATGAAGATTGTGGATGTATTAGGAATGAAGACGTTTTCTGATGAAGAACGCATCATCATGCAG GGGGACAGGGCAGATTGTTTCTACATTGTGGAGTCCGGAGACGTGAAGATAATGATGAAGAGCAAA acgAAGGTAAACCAGGAGGATAATGCGGAGGTGGAGATCACCCGCTGTAGCAGGGGTCAGTACTTTGGGGAGCTGGCACTGGTCACCAACAAGCCCCGCGCTGCATCAGCGTATGCTGTGGGAGAGGTCAAGTGCTTGG TAATAGACATTCAGGCGTTTGAGCGTCTGCTGGGTTCCTGTAAGGAGATCATGAAGAGGAACATCACCCACTACGAGGAACAGCTGGTGGCTCTGTTTGGCTCCAGCATGGACCTGAAATGA